CCGCGCAGGTCCGCCGTGGAGACCCCTTCCGCGGTCCCGGTCAGCAGCCCGCGGGCGTCGGCGAGGTCGGTCTCGGTCTCGTTCAGGGCGCCGGTCAGTTTGCCCGCCGCCTCCGCCAGCTCCTGCGCGCGCCGCTCCACCGCGTCCACCAGGGTGGCCGCCTGGTCGACGGCCCCCTCGGCGGCCCGTACGTGCACGGCCGCCTTGCCGTTGTCCCCGCCGTCCACGGCCGCGCGCGCCTCGCCGAGGCTGGTGGTGGCGAACAGCAGCCGGTCCTGGGCCTGTTCGGCGTTGGAGGCCACGGGCGCGGACGCGGAGTCGGCGTACCGCTGGGCCAGCGCGGTCAGGGTGGCCTGCGCCGTCGTGGTCCGGCCGGTCAGCGCGCGGAAGTGCGCCTGTACGGTCTCCAGCGCCTGCGGGGCGTTCTTCTCCAGCGCGCGCAGCCGGTCGAAGTCGGCCGATTCGGCGTCCAGGCGCCTGCTGGCCTCCGTGCAGCGGGCCACGATCTCGTCCAGCATCCGGCGCCGGGTCGCGTCGTCCTCGGGATAGGCGTCGTCGAGCTGCTGGCGCAGCCGGAAGGCGTGCGTCAGCTCGTCCTTGGCGTAGGCCAGGGCCTCGGTGAAGGGGCCCACGGCCGCCTCGCCGAACTGGGCCGAGGCGAAGCCGAGTTCCTCGGTGCTGGTGCGGACCGCGTCGTCGGTCTCCACCAGCAGGGCCTTGGCCTTGGCGTCGAGTTCGGCGAGCGGCAGCCGGGGCGGGCCCTGGTCGCCCCAGCCCGAGCTGACGGTCGTACCGCGGCCGGCCGGTCCCTTGCGCTTGCGGCGGCTGTAGGCGTACACGCCGAGCGCGCCCGCGGCGCCGACCGCGACCACGGGGAGCACGAAGTCGCCCACCCCGTTCTCGGCGTCGGCCTTGTCCCCGCCGGGATCCGCGATGCCCGGGGTGATCGCCGGGACCGGTACCGGCCGCCCGGCGAGCACGGCGTCGTAGCCGTTGGCCGCGCCGATCGCCGCGCCCGCCCAGTCGTTCTCCTTCAGGGCGGGCTCGATGGCGCTGCGGGCGACGGCCGCGAGCTGTTCCTTGGTGAAGCCGGAGTCGACGTCGGCCGAATACGCGTACTGCCGGGCCCCGGTCGCCACCGCGAGCAGGACGTCGTTCTGCCCGAGGCCGCTGCGCTGCGCGGTGGCATCGGCCCAGCTCTGGGCGGAGCGGCCGGAGAAGTCGCGCACGTACGCCACGAACAGCTGGATGCGCCGGTCGGTGTACAGCTTGTCGAGGGCGGCGGCCACGGCGGGCTCGCGGTCGCCCAGGGCGCCGACCCGGTCGGTGATCTGGCCCTGCTGCGACAGGGTGACGGGATCGTCGGCCCGGGCGGCCGGGGCCCCGGCCGCGCCCTGGACGCCGAGCGCGAGCAGCGCGGCGGCCAGGGCGAGGGTGGCCCGCAGGGGTATCCGGGCGGTGGCGCTCGTCTTCGTCCTGCTTCTCGGCCTGACTCTCAGCGGGATCACATTTGGGAGGTTATGGGGGGTTCGATCCCCCCGCACCCCGAGCCCGCACCCGAGCCTCGCCCCGCGGGATCACTCCTTGCGGCGGGAGATCTTCGAGCCCAGCCAGACCAGCGGGTCGTACTTGCGGTCCACCGCCCGCTCCTTCAGCGGGATCAGCGCATTGTCGGTGATCTTGATGCCCTCGGGGCAGACCTCCGTACAGCACTTGGTGATGTTGCAGTAGCCCAGCCCGTGCTCCTCCTGGGCCGTCCGCTTGCGGTCCAGCCCCTGTTCGGCGGCCGCGTCCAGCGGGTGCATGTCCAGCTCCGCCACCCGCATCAGGAACCGCGGCCCCGCGAAGGCGGCCTTGTTCTCCTCGTGGTCGCGCACCACGTGGCAGGTGTCCTGGCACAGGAAACACTCGATGCACTTGCGGAACTCCTGCGAGCGCTCCACGTCCACCTGCTGCATCCGGTACTCGCCCGGCGCCACCCCGCGCGGCGGGACGAAGGCCGGGACCTCGCGCGCCTTCGCGTAGTTGAAGGACACGTCCGTCACCAGGTCCCGGACCACCGGGAACGCCCGCAGCGGGGTGACCGTGATCGTCTCCTCGCGGGAGAAGGTCGACATGCGGGTCATGCACATCAGCCGCGGCCGCCCGTTGACCTCCGCGCTGCACGAGCCGCACTTGCCCGCCTTGCAGTTCCAGCGGACCGCGAGGTCGGAGGCCTGGGTGGCCTGGAGCCGGTGGATGATGTCGAGGACGACCTCGCCGTCGTTCACCTCGACGGTGAAGTCCCGCAGTTCACCGCCCTCGGCGTCGCCCCGCCAGATCCGGAAACCGGCTTCGTAGCTGCTCACGCGTGGAGCTCCTCTTCGGAGAGGTACTTGACCAGCTCTTCCTTCTCGAAGAGCGCGAGCAGGTCCGGGCGGACGGGCTCGGTCCGGGTGTGTTCCAGGGCGATCCGGTCGGCCGCCGGGTCGGCGGGGACGGCCGGATCCACCGGCACCGGGCGGCACAGCAGGTTCACCGGGCGCCAGGACCGTTCCATGGCCGGGCAGTCCTCCCGGGTGTGGCCGCCGCGGCTCTCGGTGCGCTCCAGGGCGGCCCGGGCCACGCACTCGCTGACCAGCAGCATGTTGCGCAGGTCCAGGGCCAGGTGCCAGCCCGGGTTGAACTGGCGGTGCCCCTCCACCCCGGCGCGGGCCGCCCGTACGCGCAGCCCCGCGAGCCGCTCCAGGGCCTCGGCCATCTCGCCCGCCCGCCGGATGATCCCGACCAGGTCGTTCATCGTCTGCTGGAGTTCCTGGTGGAGGGTGTACGGGTTCTCCGCGCCCTCCTCCGCGTGGAAGGGGGCCAGCGCCTCCGCGGCCGCCTCGTCGACCTCCCGCTGCGAGACGGCGGGCAGGGCGGCGGCGAGCCCGGCGGCGTACCCGGCCGCGTGCAGCCCGGCCCGGCGGCCGAAGACCAGCAGGTCGGACAGGGAGTTCCCGCCGAGCCGGTTCGAGCCGTGCATCCCGCCCGCGACCTCGCCCGCCGCGAACAGCCCGGGCACCCCGAGGGTGGCCGCGGTGTCCGACTCGACGGCGATGCCGCCCATCACGTAGTGGCAGGTCGGGCCGACCTCCATCGGCTCCGCGGTGATGTCGACGTCCGCCAGCTCCTTGAACTGGTGGTACATCGACGGCAGCCGCCGCTTGATCTTCTCGGCCGGCATCCGGGTGGACACGTCCAGGAAGACCCCGCCGTGCGGGGAGCCGCGGCCCGCCTTGACCTCGGAGTTGATCGCGCGGGCCACCTCGTCGCGGGGGAGCAGCTCGGGCGGGCGCCGGTTGTTGTCCGGGTCCTCGTACCAGCGGTCGCCCTCCGCCTCCGATTCGGCGTACTTCTCCTTGAAGACGTCCGGGACGTAGTCGAACATGAACCGCTTGCCCTCGCTGTTGCGCAGCACCCCGCCGTCACCGCGCACCGACTCGGTGACGAGGATGCCCTTGACCGAGGGCGGCCAGACCATGCCGGTCGGGTGGAACTGCACGAACTCCATGTTCAGCAGCGGCGCCCCGGCGAGCAGGGCCAGCGCGTGGCCGTCGCCGGTGTACTCCCAGGAGTTCGAGGTGGTCTTGAAGGACTTGCCGATGCCGCCGGTGGCCAGCACCACCGCGGGGGCCTCCAGGACGAAGAAGCGGCCGGTCTCGCGCTCGTAGCAGAAGGTCCCCGAGACCCGCTGCCCGTCCTTGAGACTGCGATCTTTCAAAACCCTGGTCACCGTGCACTCCTGGAAGACCTTGAGCCGGGCCTCGTGGTCCCCGTACTCCTTGAAGTCCTCCTGCTGGAGCTGGACGATCTTCTGCTGGAGGGTCCGGATCAGCTCCAGGCCCGTCCGGTCGCCCACGTGCGCGAGGCGCGGGTACTCGTGGCCGCCGAAGTTGCGCTGGGAGATCTTCCCGTCGGGCGTCCGGTCGAAGAGCGCCCCCCAGGTCTCCAGCTCCCAGACCCGGTCGGGCGCCTCCTTGGCGTGCAGCTCCGCCATCCGCCACTGGTTCAGGAACTTGCCGCCGCGCATCGTGTCGCGGAAGTGGACCTGCCAGTTGTCGTGCTCGTTGACATTGCCCATGGAGGCGGCGATGCCCCCCTCGGCCATGACCGTGTGGGCCTTGCCGAAGAGGGACTTGCAGATCACCGCCGTACGGGCGCCCCGCTCGCGGGCCTCGATCGCGGCCCGCAGTCCGGCGCCGCCCGCACCGACCACGACCACGTCCCACTGCTGCCGGTCGACTTGAGCCATGTCAGAAGATCCTCGGGTCGTCGAAAGCACCGCTGGCCAGCAGGTACACGTAGAAGTCGCAGAGCGCGACGCTGATCAGGGAGGCCCAGGCCAGCTGCATGTGGCGGGAGTTGAGCCTGCTCACCCAGCCCCACAGCCGGTAGCGCACCGGGTGCTTGGAGAAGTGCTTGAGCTTGCCGCCCATGATGTGGCGGCAGGAGTGGCAGGACAGCGTGTAGGCCCAGATCAGCGCGATGTTGGCGACGAAGAGCAGGGTGCCGAGGCCCATGTGCCCCCACGCGTAGTGCTCGTCGCGGAAGGTCAGCACGGTGTCGTAGGTGAGGATCCCGGCGACCGGGACCGCCGCGTAGAAGAAGTACCGGTGCATGTTCTGGAAGATCAGCGGGAAGCGGGTCTCGCCGGAGTACTTCGCGTGCGGCTCGGCGACCGCGCAGGCCGGGGGCGAGGCCCAGAAGCCCCGGTAGTAGGCCTTGCGGTAGTAGTAGCAGGTGAGCCGGAAGCCGAGCGGGAAGACCAGGATCAGCAGGGCGGGGGAGAGGCCCCACCAGCTGCCGAACAGATCGAGGTTGGGGCCGCCGCGCATCGTCTCGCAGTTCTCCGCGAGACACGGGGAGTAGAAGGGGGAGACGTAGGGGGCCGCGTAGTAATCGGCGTTGGAGAAGGCCCGCCAGGTCGAGTAGACGATGAAGGCGAGCAGCCCGGCCGCGGTGCCGGCGGGGGCCAGCCACCACCGGTCGGTGCGCAGGTGCCGGGCGGCGATCGCGGCGCGGGAGGCACCGTGCACGCCGGTCAGGGGTCGGGATGGTTCCGTGCCTGTGGCCAAAGGGGACTCCGGGAGGAGTGGAGGGGTGGCCCAGGAGACCCGGCCGCCGTCGCTGGGGGCGGGGCCGGGTCCGGTGGGGTGTGCGCGGAGCGTAGCGCTGTGTCAGGGAGCGCGGCGGTCGCGGGCGCCGAGGCCCTCGTCGTCGGAGTCCGTCCACAGCGAGCTGTCGTACGGGGTGTCCGGGACGGTGACCATCGCGTCCCGGCCCGGAGGCTTGGAAGCGGCCGGTGTCTGCCGGGCGACGTCCTTCTCCAGCTGCTCCACCGAGCGGACCAGCTCGTTCAGATTGCGCCGTACGGCGGTCAAATCGTCTTGCAGGGACATGACTTGCCCTCACTTCCGCTGGGTGCGGTGGCAACGCTCATGTGCGCCTGCGAGTGTCGCGCCTCCCGTCCCCGGTTGTGAAGGGACGTGCAGCGATTGCGGGCGCGCAGGCGCGAACTGTGCGCCCCTCCCTGCACCCCATTTTCATCCCTCTTACGGGGGAACGCGCGCCCGGACGGCACGACCGATTGGTCCGCACGGGTGGGGTTCGCGGCGTGGCGAGGGGCGGCTGCGGAAGCTGCGGCAGGTGGTCGATTTCAGTGGGCTCATCACCAGTGTGATCAGCTCCATATACCCCCAAACGTGATCATGCCACCCCGAGTCCCGCCCCGCTCAGCCCCGCCCCGGAGGTACCACCCATGTCCCAGAGAAGGCGCAGGTCCTTGGCGCTCCTGACCTCGGGAGTCCTCGCACTGCCGCTGCTGACGGGCTGCGGGGCCGATGACGAGGGCGGCCCGGCCGCCGCCGGTCAGGACATCTCCGCCACCACGCGCGACCTGGTGGCCGACGGCGGGTCGGTGCGCTGGGCCGTCGACGCGCTGCCCGAGACCCTCAACACCTTCCAGGCGGACGCCGACGCCACCACCGCGCGGATCGCCGGTGCCGTCCTGCCGCAGCTCTTCCTCATGGACGCCAAGGGACGGCCCGCCGCCAACCCCGACTTCCTGGAGAAGGCCGAGGTCATCCAGCGCGAGCCCAAGCAGGTCGTGCTCTACAAGCTCAACCAGAAGGCGGTGTGGAGCGACGGCCGCGAGGTCGGCGCACCCGACTTCGTCGCCCAGTGGCGGGCCCTGAGCGGCAAGGACTCCGCGTACTGGACGGCCCGCAACGCCGGGTACGACCGGATCGAGAAGATCGAGCGCGGCGCCAATGACCTCGAAGTCAAGGTCACCTTCGCCAAGACCTACACCGACTGGCGCTCCCTGTTCAGCCCGCTCTACCCCAAGCAGGTCACCGGCAGCCCCGAAGCCTTCAACGAAGGCGCGCGCGGCGCCCTCAAGGTCACCGCCGGCCCCTTCAACCTCGGCGCCGTCGACAAGAAGGCCGGCACCGTGGCCCTCTCCCGCAACCCGCGCTGGTGGGGCCGCCCGGCCAAGCTCGACTCCCTCGTGCTGACCGCCGTACCCCGCGCCGAGCGGGCCGCCGCGCTGGCCGCGGGGAAGCTGGACCTGGCCGAGATCGACCGCGGCGGCGCCGACCGCATCGCTCTGGCGCACCGGGACGCCGCACAGCCGCACGGCGCCGCGCCCGCCCACGGCCCCGGCGCCGCGGTGACCGC
This is a stretch of genomic DNA from Streptomyces sp. NBC_00536. It encodes these proteins:
- a CDS encoding TPM domain-containing protein → MPLRATLALAAALLALGVQGAAGAPAARADDPVTLSQQGQITDRVGALGDREPAVAAALDKLYTDRRIQLFVAYVRDFSGRSAQSWADATAQRSGLGQNDVLLAVATGARQYAYSADVDSGFTKEQLAAVARSAIEPALKENDWAGAAIGAANGYDAVLAGRPVPVPAITPGIADPGGDKADAENGVGDFVLPVVAVGAAGALGVYAYSRRKRKGPAGRGTTVSSGWGDQGPPRLPLAELDAKAKALLVETDDAVRTSTEELGFASAQFGEAAVGPFTEALAYAKDELTHAFRLRQQLDDAYPEDDATRRRMLDEIVARCTEASRRLDAESADFDRLRALEKNAPQALETVQAHFRALTGRTTTAQATLTALAQRYADSASAPVASNAEQAQDRLLFATTSLGEARAAVDGGDNGKAAVHVRAAEGAVDQAATLVDAVERRAQELAEAAGKLTGALNETETDLADARGLLTGTAEGVSTADLRGRIGRAESVLADVRAEQGAGRYDPIDALRRIEEADAALDEALAGARERETGRQRAAALLDQALLSARSAIGAAADYITTSRGAVGSQARTRLAEAQRHLERSVSVTTSDPAAALAEAQQADSLARQAQQLAEADVRAYQDPYGGGGRRSQQGGMGGAVLGGIILGEILGGGRGGRGGGYGGFGGGGGGGGGGFGGGPGSFGGGGTRGRMGGGGRF
- a CDS encoding succinate dehydrogenase/fumarate reductase iron-sulfur subunit; this translates as MSSYEAGFRIWRGDAEGGELRDFTVEVNDGEVVLDIIHRLQATQASDLAVRWNCKAGKCGSCSAEVNGRPRLMCMTRMSTFSREETITVTPLRAFPVVRDLVTDVSFNYAKAREVPAFVPPRGVAPGEYRMQQVDVERSQEFRKCIECFLCQDTCHVVRDHEENKAAFAGPRFLMRVAELDMHPLDAAAEQGLDRKRTAQEEHGLGYCNITKCCTEVCPEGIKITDNALIPLKERAVDRKYDPLVWLGSKISRRKE
- a CDS encoding fumarate reductase/succinate dehydrogenase flavoprotein subunit, with translation MAQVDRQQWDVVVVGAGGAGLRAAIEARERGARTAVICKSLFGKAHTVMAEGGIAASMGNVNEHDNWQVHFRDTMRGGKFLNQWRMAELHAKEAPDRVWELETWGALFDRTPDGKISQRNFGGHEYPRLAHVGDRTGLELIRTLQQKIVQLQQEDFKEYGDHEARLKVFQECTVTRVLKDRSLKDGQRVSGTFCYERETGRFFVLEAPAVVLATGGIGKSFKTTSNSWEYTGDGHALALLAGAPLLNMEFVQFHPTGMVWPPSVKGILVTESVRGDGGVLRNSEGKRFMFDYVPDVFKEKYAESEAEGDRWYEDPDNNRRPPELLPRDEVARAINSEVKAGRGSPHGGVFLDVSTRMPAEKIKRRLPSMYHQFKELADVDITAEPMEVGPTCHYVMGGIAVESDTAATLGVPGLFAAGEVAGGMHGSNRLGGNSLSDLLVFGRRAGLHAAGYAAGLAAALPAVSQREVDEAAAEALAPFHAEEGAENPYTLHQELQQTMNDLVGIIRRAGEMAEALERLAGLRVRAARAGVEGHRQFNPGWHLALDLRNMLLVSECVARAALERTESRGGHTREDCPAMERSWRPVNLLCRPVPVDPAVPADPAADRIALEHTRTEPVRPDLLALFEKEELVKYLSEEELHA